A single genomic interval of Halorubrum aethiopicum harbors:
- a CDS encoding succinylglutamate desuccinylase/aspartoacylase family protein produces the protein MNDSRADPEPFRYDAEVDPGEKRHVRYEVGETYLGDPIRIPVTVINGEGGGPTVFFSAGIHGDELNGVKVVQEIADRYEPREIHGTLVCLHACNVPAFEAQQRYTPIYDQDMNRSFPGREGANTTERMAHEIYRRFVSPCDLGLDFHTSTRNRTTIYHARADLEDPGVARLARAFATNVVLYGEGDAGSLRSVATADGIPTVTVEMGRAHRFQRTLIEKALEGVESVLAEYGLLPDEPVHWPGWYQSTAADATKRWLRADAGGLVEMEWGPYPLVHEDDPICTVTNHFKTEERVVRAPFDGLILGALENPVAAPGHPLCHLLRLDRETKREIEREIDRGEFDGYRAHGDAWADD, from the coding sequence ATGAACGACTCGCGTGCCGATCCGGAACCGTTCCGCTACGACGCCGAGGTCGATCCGGGCGAGAAGCGACACGTCCGCTACGAGGTCGGCGAGACCTACCTGGGCGATCCGATCCGGATCCCCGTCACCGTGATCAACGGGGAGGGCGGCGGTCCGACCGTCTTCTTCAGCGCCGGGATCCACGGCGACGAACTCAACGGCGTCAAGGTCGTCCAGGAGATAGCCGACCGATACGAGCCGCGCGAGATCCACGGAACGCTCGTCTGTCTCCACGCGTGTAACGTCCCCGCCTTCGAGGCCCAACAGCGGTACACGCCGATCTACGACCAGGACATGAACCGGTCGTTTCCCGGTCGGGAGGGCGCGAACACGACCGAGCGGATGGCCCACGAGATCTACCGCCGGTTCGTCTCGCCGTGCGACCTCGGGCTCGACTTCCACACGTCGACGCGAAACCGAACGACGATCTACCACGCCCGCGCCGACCTCGAGGACCCGGGCGTGGCGCGGCTCGCCCGCGCGTTCGCCACCAACGTGGTCCTCTACGGCGAGGGCGACGCGGGATCGCTGCGGTCCGTGGCGACCGCAGACGGGATCCCGACGGTCACCGTCGAGATGGGGCGGGCACACCGCTTCCAGCGCACCCTGATCGAGAAGGCCCTGGAGGGCGTCGAGAGCGTGCTCGCCGAGTACGGTCTCCTCCCCGACGAACCGGTCCACTGGCCGGGGTGGTACCAGTCGACCGCCGCCGACGCCACCAAGCGCTGGCTCCGCGCGGACGCCGGCGGACTCGTCGAGATGGAGTGGGGGCCGTACCCGCTCGTCCACGAGGACGACCCGATCTGTACGGTGACGAACCACTTCAAGACCGAGGAGCGCGTCGTCCGCGCGCCCTTCGACGGGCTGATCCTCGGGGCTCTAGAGAACCCGGTCGCCGCCCCCGGCCACCCGCTCTGTCACCTCCTCCGGTTGGACCGGGAGACGAAACGCGAGATCGAACGGGAGATCGACCGTGGCGAGTTCGACGGCTACCGCGCGCACGGCGACGCCTGGGCGGACGACTGA